DNA from Bacillus sp. Marseille-P3661:
CAATATATCTCCCCTTATACACACCATTATAATCGGTTGTTGATTGTAATTTGAAATATGCCTCTTTAATAACGGCAGCACTTCTTTTTGGATAATCTACATTTACAATTTGTACTGGTGTAGGTTTTTTATGGATAACGGCCTTTCCATGAATTAAATAATATTCATTTGTTTCATTAATATCTTCTTCTAATGTCATTCCGCGGTTACTGTAGGAGAGCTGTTTGTTACCTCTTTTTTGATTTGTAGCTTTTGGAATAAATGCTCGTCCGTTTGGATACCGAATTGTCATTTTGAAGACTCCTTTTTGTTCTCTAAAATAATAAATATAGCATACTTCCTTTTACTTTAACATTAAAAAATGCTTAAGACACCATAATAAAGGAAATTATAAGACAGAAGTTCGTTTCAAACTAAGAGTGTCCATATGTGTGCTTAAGTTTTGTTAGGCATTTAAAAGTTAAGGGGAAAGGTGATCAAATTGCGGTTGCTACAATATGAACAAGATATGGTATCCCACATTAAAGATGTGACAGCACAAGGAAATATAGATAATATTTCTAGAACAAAGTTCTATAATCAATTTTATAAAAGAAATTTAGAAATAGAATGGTCCTTTTTAGCTAGTATGGTTTCAAGAAATGCTGGTTGGAACATGACTGATTTACAAGGGCTTTGGTTTCCGCAAATCTTATCTCAAAAAATTAGGAATCAGATTTTTTTTACATATGAACGGGCAAATTGGACAATTTTTCAAGATGCTTTCCCACAATTAATGATCTATGAACTCTCAAAAAAAGAAAAAAAGCCACTTTTTCATTTACTCAAACTATTTAATGTTTCGTTATTTATGCAGAGAGAATGGGGGTTATTTTGGGAGAAGAATGATATAAAACGCCTTGTTTTAGCTCTTATCATAAATGAACAAAATGTTATTCAAGATTCAGTAATAAAGCATCCAATATACAAAAAACAAGTTTTTCATTCATTGCCCTACCTTTTTCAAGATTGGCTGCATTTTAGTTGCGTAATTTTCCCAACGGTTGAGGGTGAATTATATGGGTTTTCTGTTCATAATTTCTCAAACGTTGGTGAGCGTATACAGTTGGGAAAAAGATTAGCATGGCTGTTATTTCACCCTGAATACCATAAAAAATTTCGGCGCTTTTCTGAATGGACTGAGCATACTGGATCTAGATTTGATTATGAGCGATATTTTGCTGAAAAAAAAATCAGAGATACTCCTTTCTTACGTATGGTATTTCCAATTGTCCAGCATCACCGCGATGATTTTACAGATTGGTTCCAAAAAAGGCGGCTCTCACGTAAGTGGTTTAACGAAATTAAAAAGCCTAGAAAATATCATATTACGAATTGGTACAAACAAAAGCTAAATCACCTTCACGCGGCTATTATTTTCGAGAAGGAAGTGCTGCCAAGAATAAAGAGTTAATGTGTTTCAACTGTTGTTGTACCAAAAGAGACGGTTGATACCGTCTCTTTTGGTATAAGTTAAAATAGGTTAGATATAATCATAACCTTCCTTTAACCAATTTGACTTACCGAGTCATTCGGCTGGACGATTGGGTCCTTCTAATTTTTTATCACCGTAGCCTACTTTACTTTCCTCTGGTACGGCTAGAACACCATTCTTCTTTTCCTTTTTCCTACCTTTTGCCATATTTACGACACCTCTCATCCTTGTTTTACTTATGCAAATAATGATTAAAATTCGATCATTATAGCATAATTCATTAGTTATTGTGAGCTAGTTTCTGTTTTTGATTCAACAGTTCAAGAGAATATGTCGTCGAAAAGTTATGCATTTTGAAGAAATCCACTTTCTTTGCCGAATCAAAACTAGTTTTGTCAGGTCTGAAGGGAGATATAAAAAAATCTCGAATGTATGTAGTATAAAATCTGAATATTAACTGGGAAGTCATAATTGATTATTTCATTCGGGAGGGATTTATGTGAATGGAAATGTAAAGATGGATAATCTAGTTCAGAAAAAGTTCGAAAATCGTTTGGATGAATTATTAGTGAAATTGGAAGACATGGAGTATCAATTATCTAAAAAGGCCGACGATATTGTATCAATACAACTATTACAACACAGACGTGAATTAGATCAGGCAGAAAGTAAATTAATGGAACTTGAGCGAAAGATTGAGATACTATCAAAAGAACAGAATCAGCAGCTTGAAAATATAGAGATTGTAAAAACTCCTTCAGAGAGACCACGTTTCTTTAGAAGAGTAGCAAGTATTTTTACGTTATAAATAATAAAGTATGGGCTGTCCAAAAAGTCACCACTTCCTACGTATTAGTACTTATCGGACAGCCCCTCATTTTGATTAATATGTTTTGCTGTTAGTATTCGATCTCTTCATAATCCTTTGGTTGTGGTACAGGTTTCATATCATTATAGTTTAAGGAAAACTCAGATAATTCTTCAGAGAATTCGAGTTCATTATGAATGACAGCTTTATTTGTTGCATGTTTCAATCGATGTCTTTGAAATTTGGGATTAGGCAATTTTTACACCTCTTACTTATTCGATGGTTTTGATGCTAATGGTTCTACTGAAAATTCAGGATCCTTTGTAGCATATTTTGGTTTCTGACTTTCATGGCCTTTCTTTTTATGATTAAAACTTTTTCCTCTACCCATGGGTAATCAACTCCTTCAGTTCTATTCTACATCTTTAATATTTGATTTTTTCATCCTATTTCATTCACTAAAATTATGTTAATTTATGGTCACTGTAAATAGCACAATGAAAATTGTTACCATATAAATCTTATTATTGTAGAAAACACTATTCCTATGGTGAGTAGATGAATATAAGTGTATACTAGCATTTGATAATAGAAATTAAGAAAGGAAGGTAATGCATGAATTGGAGTGAAGATGCAAAAGAACTGTTAGAGGAGCTTGTAAAGCCAATTCCTATTTTTGCACGTCCCATGGCTAAAAAGAAGATAGAGTCATTTATTGTAGATGGTGTTAACGGAGAAACTGTTACAAAGGATGATGTTGTAAAAGGATACATAATTGCTTCACCGGGTAGTATGCAAGCAAGAGCGATAAAGTTATTGAACGCAAAAGGTATAGATTTGACACCATTTGAGGATTTACTCGAGAAAGTAAAATAAAAAATAGGTCAACTCAGGATATGGGTTGACCTTTCGATTAAAAATTAAATAGACGTGTTTTAAGCTTTTTTGTATTTATGAATTAAATCATAATTTTGACCTCTTGCAAACACATCAAGTCGATTTGGGCCCCAAGAGATAGCGCTTGGTTTCGAATAAAGTTTCCCCTCATGTTTTTCCCAATTTGACCAAGCAGAACCATTCCATTGTATTTTATATAAATTACGATCACGTCCACGTGCAAAAACCTGAAGTTGGTTTGCTTGATCTGAGGAAACGGTTGGTCCGGAAGCGAGTATTCCACCTAAATCCCCCCAATTGCTCCATTGAGATCCATTCCACCATTTGTGAATCAATTGTTTATTTAATCCTCGTGCGAATACATCGATCCGATTATGTCCCCAAGAGACTGCAGCCGGTGCAGAGGTTAGCTGTCCACCTAAATCCCCCCATTTGCTCCATGAAGAACCATTCCAATATTTGTGATTAAGCTCGTTATTTTGCCCTCTTACAAAGACGTCCAATCGGTTAGGCCCCCATGACGCCGCTCCAGGTGCAGAAGTTAACTCGCCGCCAAGATTTTCCCAATTACTCCAATTCGATCCACTCCACCATTTATGAACGAGGTGGTTATTTTCTCCCCTCGCAAAAATATCAATACGATTAGCAGACCAAGAAACAGCAGATGGGGAAGAGGTCAAATTTCCACCAAGGTTTTCCCAACTTGACCACATTTGACCGTTCCACCATTTATGGATTAATTGATCATTTCTACCTCTAGCAAAAATATCAATACGATTTTTTCCCCAGGAGGCTGCGCTAGGTGCAGATGTCAGAAACCCACCAAGACTATGCCACTTGCTCCAATTATTGAAAGTGGGTGAATCATTTCCTTTAAATTTTTTAATTGTTGAGCGGATAATCGTGCTTAGAAACCGCTTTATTTGTTGGTCAGATAACCGGTATGAGCGAAGTAATAATGGTATTTGGGGGATGTTTGTTTGCATAGCTTTAAAAATATACTTAGTTTGCTCATTTAAAGATCCATCTGCTCCATTCGCATGCTTAATCGTAAATCCGATAACTAAGATTAATAAATAGTCAATTAATTGTTGATTCATGCCTGCGTTTTTCAATTCTTTAGTCCAATTAGATTCTTTCTGAATTATTTCATTAAATAATCTTTTAACGTTATCATTTTGTTGGTATTCTAAAAATATATTTTGACTAGGGGTAGGAGTAGAAAAGTGAAAAGGAGTATTTCCGTGCTGGTTTTGTTGATACTGGTAGGGATTCGTAAACATACAGCTGCCTCCTTGTGTAGAAAATGATCTATATTATCATATGAGTGCAGTTTGAAAGTTAAATCATTTAAATTTTTAATTTCTTGAAATTTTTATAATTAGGAGAAGAAGCATATGAATAAAAAAGTGATTCGCAGCTGGTTAATGTACGACTGGGCAAATTCGGCTTTTGCTACGGTAATAATGGCTGCCATTCTTCCAGTATTTTATTATGATGTTGCAGCAAAGGGATCGGAATCAATTGCAAGTTCTTTATGGGGGTATTCGCAAGCAATCGCCGTTTTATTTGTAGCTTTATTATCTCCTATACTAGGTGCGATAGCCGATTATTCTGGGAATAAAAGTAAATTTTTACGTTTCTTTGCTTATTTAGGGATTATTGCTAGTATTTTCTTATGTTTTGTGGACGAAGGAGATTATCAGTTAGCATCAATTTTAATGATTCTAGGCACTATTGGATATGCTGGTGGCAATGTCTTTTATGATGCATTGCTACCTGAGATTGCATCAAAAAAAGAAATGGATTTTATTTCTGCCAAGGGCTTTGCTTATGGATATATCGGTGGAGGGCTTTTATTAGCTATTAATTTACTGATGATAATGAAACCCCAACTATTTAATATCCCTAATCCCCTGATGGCCATTCAAATTTCTTTTATTATGGTTGGGATTTGGTGGTTTATATTTTCAATTCCTATCTTTCGTAACATTAAAGATAACGGAATGAAAGAGCAACAGAAGAATCGAACTTATATTAAGATTGGTGTTAGGCGATTGATTCAAACAATAAAAGAAATACATTGTTATAAGCAATTATTTATTTTTTTAATAGCATTTTGGCTATATAATGATGGAATTTCGACAATTATAAAAATGGCCACTATTTATGGCAGGGATATTGGTATTGATAGTACGGATTTAATTAAAGCCTTATTAATCACACAATTTGTGGGCGTTCCATTTACATTTCTATTTGGGTGGTTGGCAAATAAAATTAAACCCAAGAAAGCATTATATATATCCCTATGGACTTATGTAGGTATTGTTTTATTAGGGTTTTTTATGCAAAGTGCACTGCATTTTTATTTATTAGCCATTACCGTGGGGATAGTCCAGGGAGGAGCTCAAGCCTTGAGCCGTTCTATATTTGGATCAATGGTTCCGGAGAACCGTCGTGCAGAATTCTTCGGATTATATGGTGTATCTGCAAAGTTTTCAGCGATTATAGGTCCTTTAATATTTGCTTTGGTCGGGCAATTAACTGGATCTAGTCGGTTTGGAATTGTCTCCTTAGTGTTTTTCTTTTTAGCAGGAATCTATTTATTGACGAAGGTAAATATTGAAAAAGGTCAAAATGATGCAAACATATAGTAATGTTGTTTTATGATAAGGGCTTTCAACTAAAAATGACGAAAGCCCATTAAATTTTATATTAGCCGATCATAGATATTAGTAAGTTCATAAGTCCTCTGATCATCTTGTTCGTTTTGTGCATACTGAATCTCATCGGGTAAAACATTATTTAAATACATCATTTCGTTTTCGTCTAAATCGTCTATGAAGGCATTTTCATCTTTATAATCCTTGTTCGATATTTTCTCATATATAATATGACATGTTTCACTTTCGGATAAATGGTTAGATAATATTTCTCGAAGATATGCAAGAGTTTTTTCCATGATCATACACCCCTTCTGTTTTCTAACGTTAGCGTAACCTAATGAAATAATTTAATTCTTCTAAATTTAAGCCAAGTCTCCAAGTTTTGGGTCTTGGCTTTTTCTGTACCTTTAAAGAAAGGATTGTATGGATGAAATGATGGTTAGAAACTCAAACTATAAAGGCATAGAAAGGGGGGAGTGAATCGTGACGAATCGTAATCCTAAATTTGAAAGTAAAAACCAAGGATCGCCTGAAATGGGTAATTCAGATGTATTGCATGGAGCAGGTATGGTTAGTGGGGACAATAACAAAGGGACTGAATACCGGTCAAAAAAAGGTAGTAAATCAAAATTGCATCATCATGATCGATAAGCAGAAAAAAGAAAGAAGAAAAGCAAACCGCTTTCTTCTTTCTTTTTAGTAAGATTTGTATTTATTGTTCAGTTTAATCCTTCAAATAGTAATACTCTTGCTGGAGCAGCATCAACACCGGTTACCTTTATAGGTGCTGCTACCATAAAGTAGTCTCCTGCAGCTATTTCCTTTAATTGTAGTCCCTCAATAACGATAATCTGATTTTGAAACAATGTTTGATGTGTCGGGTGGCCAGGCTGTGCACGTTCAATGCCTAATGAATCAATGCCAACACCGCGAATTTGTTTATCTGCAAGGTATTTCGCTCCTGTTTCCTCCACGTAAATAAATTCAAAATTAAATTGATTATCATATGAATTTTTTGTTTTTAGAAGGACGAAATCATCTTGCTTGATATCAAATACTTCAAGATCTTCTTTTGTAACCTTTTCCGAAACATGTGTTAAGTCCAAAACTTTACATGGTCTTACAAGATCTGTAAGTGAAAGTGTTTCAATGGTGGCCCCATTATTAAGCATATGAAGAGGGGCATCTACATGAGTACCTGTATGTAAATCAAGGCATAGCCGTGATTCAGTTACATGACCGTTTGTAACTGTATTTATTTCAGGCTGTTTTTCTGGTTTATTTTTATAAACAGGCATTCCTTCATAAATGGGTGCAGTAATATCATGGACTTTCAAATAAACACAACCTTTCAACGATTTTCCTAGTATTAATTATTATAATTTAACTCATGTATTAATGGCCACCATTTATTGCCATCCCTGTTAAGAAGACTATCAGATTCTTCAGGTCCTATTGATCCTGCACGGTAAGAATATAAATTATGATCGTCTTTATTCCAAACTTTTGATATTGGATCAACAAACGCCCAAGATAAGGCAACTTCATCCCAATGAGTAAAATTCGTTGCATCACCTTGAATACAATCATATAACAAACGTTCATATGCTTCAGGTGTATTGATACCACTAATACAATTTTGGCAGTAATCTAAAGCTATCGGTGCAACTTTATCATCTTCTTCACCAGGTTGTTTTGCATTTAATTGAAGTGTCATTCCTTCATCTGGTTGAATATGGATCGTTAAAATGTTTGGGAGGTCATTAGTAGTTGAATTGGCGTAAAGATTTACTGGTAAATCTTTAAATTCAACAATTATTCTGGTAGCTTTTTTTCTCATTCTTTTACCAGTGCGTATGTAAAAAGGAACGCCAGCCCACCGAAAGTTATCTATCATTATTTTACCAGCGACAAACGTTTCCGTCGTGGAATTTAGACTAACGTTTTCCTCTTGTTTATAGCCAATAACAGGTTGCGCACCAACTTCTCCTTCACAATATTGTGCTCTTACAAAATAGTGATTAACCTCATCCTCGGAAATAGGACGTATGGATCGTAGCGCTCTAATTTTTTCACTTCTAATTTCGTCTGGTGTCAATCGAATAGGTGGTTCCATAGCAATTAATGCTACCATTTGTAATATATGATTTTGTACCATGTCTTTAAGTGCGCCTGATTTTTCATAATATCCAGCACGGTCTTCAACTCCGACAGTTTCACTAGAGGTAATTTGAATATTAGATATATATTGATTATTCCACAACGGCTCAAAAATACGGTTTGCAAATCGAATCACTTCAATATTTTGTACCATTTCTTTACCTAAATAATGATCTATCCTATAAATTTCATGTTCATGAAAAGAGTGACGGATTTGATTATTGAGCTCTTCTGCAGAAGATAAGTTATGACCAAAAGGTTTCTCGATGACAAGCCGTTTCCATCCTGCAGTTTCTTTTAAACCTTCTGCTTTAATGGAGGAAGAGACTGTACCAAATAAGTCCGGGGCAATTGCTAAATAAAAAAGACGATTACCTCCAGTATTATAAGTTGTTTCCACTTCATCCACTACGGTTTTTAGTTCTTTATATTTTGCTCGGTCGTTTATATCGACAGCATGATAATAAAAATGGCTTAGAAATTTTTCAAGCTCACCGCTCACGGCTGATTTAACAGAGGTCTCAATCGATTCTTTTACTTTCGCTCTATACTCCTCATGCGTATAATCACGTCTAGCTGTTCCTACCACAGCAAAATTATTTTTTAGTTTCCCTTTTTTAAATAAATTATATATTGAAGGATATAATTTTCTATTTGCTAAGTCTCCCGTCGCTCCAAAAAGAATAATGGTTGTTCTGGTTTCTTGCTGCATTATTTTATTCGCTCCTTTAAGTCATTTGGTCATTTTTTTATGCTTAGGTATATTATACCCAGTTAATGAGTGCACCATTTGTTTATCAATAATTACTTTGAATAACCAAAAGTAAGTATATTATTTACTTATTTGGGGAGTTTGTCCATTAAAAACAATATTAGTATGAAACTTAATAAAAAAGTGCAAACTATCGAAAAAGGAGTTGATTAACATGCATGAAAAAGTACTAGCGTGGAAGTCTGAGTTAGAAACAGAAAGAGCAACGCTTTTAGATTTACAAGGAAGCGGTGACTTTACAGAAGAACATGCTGGACGATTAAATAATATTGAATCAATGTTAGATCAAATTGTAGTTAATCAACACTTTTGGTAAAGTTATAAGTACTAAGGCTCCCGTTAAGATAGCGGGAGCCTTAGTATTATTATAATTATTTATCATAACGTTGACGAGCTGTATGTTCTGAAGCATTAAACTGCTTACTGGTTGTAACTTCAGCAAATTCATTGCCAAACTCTTCCGCAAGTATATTTTTAGGGACCGAACTTTTTTTAGCACTAGGATTACTTGTATGTTGTTTCTTGGACATATTTCTTTACCTCCAATTGATAATAATTGGACCTTAAGAGGTCAATTACTATCATCACCAAAACAAAATAATCTATGATGGTATAAGGTGGAAATATTTTAGCTATAGAAATGTACATATAAAAAAACAACAGAACAAAGTCTGTTGTTACTTATATAAGGAACATGGCGAAAATAGTTGTGACAACTAAACCAATTATAACAGGCAGTAGGTTCCTTCTTGCCAGTTCAAATGGATCAACCCCACAGATGGCGGCAGCCGGAATTAGTGCCCATGGTACAAGTGTACCACCACCCACCCAGATAGCTGCAATTTGACCTAGTGCTGTTAAAGTTGCTGCGCCTGCCCCTATTGCGGTAGCAAACAACTGAGCTAATGAACCAGCTAATGAAATTCCTGAAAAACCAGAACCATCTAACCCGGTAATCGCACCTACTGTTGTTAGTGTAATGGCTGCAATTTGTTCATTTAGTGGTACCACATTTGCTAAAGCAATACCTAAATCATTAACAATACCTTGTGATTGGGAAGGTAGAAAGTCGCCAATTATTTTGCCAAAACCAGAATCGCCTAAATAGAAAAATGCTGCAATTGGAATAACAGGACCAAACACTTTAAATCCGAATTGAAATCCTTCAATTAAATATGAGGTTGTTTCTTCGAAGCCTTTGTTTTTGTGTGCAAGTATACTGATAAGAATTAAAATGAAAATTGCAGTACCACCCACGAGTGCGGTAGCATCTCCACCTTGTAGATTTAATATCGACATTGCTGCAACGTCGAGTAAGAATAATATTGGGATTAGGAAAGATAGAAGTTTTTTAATTCCTGGGGATAATAATGCTTTTAACTGTTCTTTTTCTTTTTTAGATATATGTTGGTCTAGCGTACTTTCACCTAGTGCTGTATCTTCAGCTTTGAGCAAGCCTTTTTTCATATCCCTTTTTAAGAAAATAAAGGCCATAACGGTTGTAACAACACCCATTATGATGACGAGCGGTATACTAGCCTCAATAACTTCTCCTACAGGGATACCTGCTGCGTCAGCAGTTAGTTTTGGGGCCCCTTGGATAATAAAGTCACCAGATAGAGCAATACCGTGGCCGAATAAGTTCATAGCCATGGCAACGCCTAAAGCAGGTAAGCCAACACGAATAGCAACTGGCAGTAGAACTGCACCTAATAAAGCGACCGCTGGAGACGGCCAGAAAAACCAGGAAATTACCATCATTAAAATTCCGATGGTCCAATAAGCTAATGCTGGAGTTCGAATTAATTTTGTAAACGGTGAAATCATAACATCATTTATACCCGTTCTTGTTAGTGCCTTACTCATGGACACTATAATTGAAATGACCAGAATGGTGCCCAGTAGTTCTGTTATTGCGAAAATGAAACTGTTGAATATACTACTTATGGAAGCGCTTAATGATTGGGTTGCTGTAAATCCTAAAACAAAAATGCCGACTATACAAATAAGAGTAGTATCTCTGCGCATGACCATAAAACCGATTATTAATAAAATAAAGGCAACGTATATCCAATGAAGAGCTGTTAACTCAATAATCATCATCTTCCCTCCTAATAAAGGTTATATACCTTAAAATGTAATATAGGATATGTAGGGAAAATTAAGGAGTTACATGT
Protein-coding regions in this window:
- a CDS encoding MFS transporter; the protein is MNKKVIRSWLMYDWANSAFATVIMAAILPVFYYDVAAKGSESIASSLWGYSQAIAVLFVALLSPILGAIADYSGNKSKFLRFFAYLGIIASIFLCFVDEGDYQLASILMILGTIGYAGGNVFYDALLPEIASKKEMDFISAKGFAYGYIGGGLLLAINLLMIMKPQLFNIPNPLMAIQISFIMVGIWWFIFSIPIFRNIKDNGMKEQQKNRTYIKIGVRRLIQTIKEIHCYKQLFIFLIAFWLYNDGISTIIKMATIYGRDIGIDSTDLIKALLITQFVGVPFTFLFGWLANKIKPKKALYISLWTYVGIVLLGFFMQSALHFYLLAITVGIVQGGAQALSRSIFGSMVPENRRAEFFGLYGVSAKFSAIIGPLIFALVGQLTGSSRFGIVSLVFFFLAGIYLLTKVNIEKGQNDANI
- a CDS encoding DUF2515 domain-containing protein, which gives rise to MIKLRLLQYEQDMVSHIKDVTAQGNIDNISRTKFYNQFYKRNLEIEWSFLASMVSRNAGWNMTDLQGLWFPQILSQKIRNQIFFTYERANWTIFQDAFPQLMIYELSKKEKKPLFHLLKLFNVSLFMQREWGLFWEKNDIKRLVLALIINEQNVIQDSVIKHPIYKKQVFHSLPYLFQDWLHFSCVIFPTVEGELYGFSVHNFSNVGERIQLGKRLAWLLFHPEYHKKFRRFSEWTEHTGSRFDYERYFAEKKIRDTPFLRMVFPIVQHHRDDFTDWFQKRRLSRKWFNEIKKPRKYHITNWYKQKLNHLHAAIIFEKEVLPRIKS
- the zwf gene encoding glucose-6-phosphate dehydrogenase, encoding MQQETRTTIILFGATGDLANRKLYPSIYNLFKKGKLKNNFAVVGTARRDYTHEEYRAKVKESIETSVKSAVSGELEKFLSHFYYHAVDINDRAKYKELKTVVDEVETTYNTGGNRLFYLAIAPDLFGTVSSSIKAEGLKETAGWKRLVIEKPFGHNLSSAEELNNQIRHSFHEHEIYRIDHYLGKEMVQNIEVIRFANRIFEPLWNNQYISNIQITSSETVGVEDRAGYYEKSGALKDMVQNHILQMVALIAMEPPIRLTPDEIRSEKIRALRSIRPISEDEVNHYFVRAQYCEGEVGAQPVIGYKQEENVSLNSTTETFVAGKIMIDNFRWAGVPFYIRTGKRMRKKATRIIVEFKDLPVNLYANSTTNDLPNILTIHIQPDEGMTLQLNAKQPGEEDDKVAPIALDYCQNCISGINTPEAYERLLYDCIQGDATNFTHWDEVALSWAFVDPISKVWNKDDHNLYSYRAGSIGPEESDSLLNRDGNKWWPLIHELNYNN
- a CDS encoding chromosome segregation protein, with product MNGNVKMDNLVQKKFENRLDELLVKLEDMEYQLSKKADDIVSIQLLQHRRELDQAESKLMELERKIEILSKEQNQQLENIEIVKTPSERPRFFRRVASIFTL
- a CDS encoding sporulation protein, with the translated sequence MEKTLAYLREILSNHLSESETCHIIYEKISNKDYKDENAFIDDLDENEMMYLNNVLPDEIQYAQNEQDDQRTYELTNIYDRLI
- a CDS encoding DUF346 domain-containing protein, with protein sequence MFTNPYQYQQNQHGNTPFHFSTPTPSQNIFLEYQQNDNVKRLFNEIIQKESNWTKELKNAGMNQQLIDYLLILVIGFTIKHANGADGSLNEQTKYIFKAMQTNIPQIPLLLRSYRLSDQQIKRFLSTIIRSTIKKFKGNDSPTFNNWSKWHSLGGFLTSAPSAASWGKNRIDIFARGRNDQLIHKWWNGQMWSSWENLGGNLTSSPSAVSWSANRIDIFARGENNHLVHKWWSGSNWSNWENLGGELTSAPGAASWGPNRLDVFVRGQNNELNHKYWNGSSWSKWGDLGGQLTSAPAAVSWGHNRIDVFARGLNKQLIHKWWNGSQWSNWGDLGGILASGPTVSSDQANQLQVFARGRDRNLYKIQWNGSAWSNWEKHEGKLYSKPSAISWGPNRLDVFARGQNYDLIHKYKKA
- a CDS encoding cyclase family protein; this translates as MKVHDITAPIYEGMPVYKNKPEKQPEINTVTNGHVTESRLCLDLHTGTHVDAPLHMLNNGATIETLSLTDLVRPCKVLDLTHVSEKVTKEDLEVFDIKQDDFVLLKTKNSYDNQFNFEFIYVEETGAKYLADKQIRGVGIDSLGIERAQPGHPTHQTLFQNQIIVIEGLQLKEIAAGDYFMVAAPIKVTGVDAAPARVLLFEGLN
- a CDS encoding DUF2621 family protein, translating into MNWSEDAKELLEELVKPIPIFARPMAKKKIESFIVDGVNGETVTKDDVVKGYIIASPGSMQARAIKLLNAKGIDLTPFEDLLEKVK
- a CDS encoding imidazoleglycerol-phosphate dehydratase; amino-acid sequence: MTNRNPKFESKNQGSPEMGNSDVLHGAGMVSGDNNKGTEYRSKKGSKSKLHHHDR